A genomic window from Phragmitibacter flavus includes:
- a CDS encoding FkbM family methyltransferase, translated as MEKIEARQKQIVEQQKRLGDIPLSVYLGDGVVLTRLHSGHRIYLSANDATIAASLITHGRWEHWIETEIRSRVKPGMKVLDVGANHGYYTLIMGSMVGPEGHVFAFEANRDLSRLLSKSLCANGLQQSVTLCEQAAFSHATELYLHFDAEYSGAGSVSEAGTSTSVAVPAVPVDDVIPDDVELSFVKIDAEGSEYHVLQGMRKVLARSTQLTMIIEFYAPWVAPHMDPLAYLQKFTADGFTIRCLWESGPTGTLSAEQVLQQTGKDGVSYLLLER; from the coding sequence TTGGAAAAAATCGAGGCCAGACAAAAGCAGATCGTTGAGCAGCAAAAACGCCTAGGCGACATCCCTTTGTCGGTTTATCTGGGCGATGGCGTCGTCCTCACACGACTGCACTCAGGCCATCGAATCTATCTTTCCGCCAACGATGCGACCATCGCTGCCTCATTGATCACCCATGGTCGATGGGAACACTGGATTGAAACCGAGATCCGATCGAGGGTGAAGCCGGGCATGAAGGTTCTCGATGTCGGGGCCAATCACGGATACTACACGCTCATCATGGGTTCCATGGTGGGTCCTGAAGGGCACGTGTTCGCCTTTGAGGCAAACCGCGATCTTTCGCGGTTGTTGTCGAAATCCCTCTGTGCCAACGGATTGCAACAATCGGTCACCCTCTGTGAACAAGCTGCGTTCTCTCACGCCACCGAGCTTTACCTACATTTCGATGCCGAGTATTCCGGCGCGGGCTCGGTCTCGGAGGCTGGAACCTCCACCTCAGTCGCTGTTCCAGCCGTGCCGGTGGACGACGTGATTCCCGATGATGTCGAGCTCTCGTTCGTGAAAATTGATGCGGAAGGAAGCGAATACCATGTGCTTCAAGGCATGCGCAAAGTGCTTGCCCGCTCAACGCAATTGACCATGATCATCGAATTTTATGCCCCATGGGTCGCCCCCCACATGGATCCCTTGGCTTACCTGCAAAAATTCACCGCCGATGGCTTTACGATCCGATGCCTGTGGGAATCGGGACCAACCGGAACTTTGAGCGCCGAGCAAGTCCTCCAACAAACCGGAAAAGACGGCGTCAGCTATCTGTTGTTGGAACGATGA
- a CDS encoding dihydroxyacetone kinase subunit DhaK has product MSNSAKKIINDPLTCADELFEGLVLAYDGKARKVGKRSIVMNDLRPDAPALLIGGGAGHEPIYHGLVGKNMGDGAAVGDIFAAPPPDIVLEATQAVNRGKGVLYLYGNYAGDVMNFDIGAELAEEEGIEVRTVIINDDVASAPTSEKDKRRGVAGLVPIVKIAGAAAATVDTLDELVRITQKAVDHTRSVGVSTKPGSIPATGQPTFDLADDVIGLGMGIHGEKGIALIPMCTANELAPKMLDLIFGDDMELNAGDEIVLFVNSLGSTHMMELLILLKSAKPILEARGLKIHHTIVDSIVTCQEMAGVSISIMKLDDELKRLWDMPCESVGYTKL; this is encoded by the coding sequence ATGAGCAACAGCGCCAAAAAAATCATCAACGATCCTCTCACTTGTGCCGATGAACTCTTTGAAGGTTTGGTGCTCGCCTATGATGGCAAAGCCCGTAAAGTCGGCAAACGCAGCATCGTGATGAATGATCTGAGGCCGGATGCTCCCGCGTTGTTGATTGGTGGCGGTGCCGGTCATGAGCCCATTTATCACGGCTTGGTGGGCAAAAACATGGGCGATGGCGCGGCGGTTGGTGACATCTTTGCGGCTCCTCCTCCAGACATCGTGCTCGAAGCCACCCAGGCGGTGAATCGTGGCAAAGGCGTGCTTTATCTTTATGGCAACTACGCGGGTGACGTGATGAATTTCGACATCGGCGCTGAGCTTGCCGAGGAAGAAGGCATTGAAGTTCGCACGGTGATCATCAATGACGATGTGGCCTCTGCTCCGACTTCTGAAAAAGACAAACGCCGTGGCGTTGCTGGTCTGGTGCCCATCGTGAAGATTGCCGGTGCGGCAGCGGCCACGGTAGACACGCTGGATGAGCTGGTGCGCATCACGCAAAAGGCGGTCGATCACACCCGTTCTGTGGGAGTTTCTACCAAACCAGGCAGCATTCCAGCGACTGGACAACCCACCTTCGATCTTGCTGATGACGTCATCGGTCTTGGCATGGGCATCCACGGCGAAAAGGGGATCGCGCTGATCCCGATGTGCACCGCGAACGAACTCGCTCCGAAGATGCTCGACCTGATCTTCGGCGATGACATGGAGTTGAATGCCGGAGATGAAATTGTGTTGTTCGTGAACAGCCTTGGCAGCACCCACATGATGGAATTGCTCATCCTGTTGAAGTCCGCCAAGCCGATTCTTGAGGCGCGCGGACTGAAAATTCATCACACGATTGTCGACAGCATCGTGACCTGTCAGGAGATGGCTGGCGTGTCGATCAGCATCATGAAACTCGACGATGAATTGAAGCGTCTTTGGGACATGCCTTGCGAGAGCGTGGGATACACCAAACTCTGA
- the htpG gene encoding molecular chaperone HtpG, whose amino-acid sequence MSTAVPTHEFQAEVRQLLDIVIHSLYTDSEIFARELVSNASDALEKMRLLQLTEKDIFDEALPLEIRITTDETAKTLTIADHGIGMTRAELVENLGTIAHSGSKAFVNALKESGKDGAHNLIGQFGVGFYSAFMVASEVKVYTHSWRKDGEHLVWTSDGATGYTIEEVEGQNRGCKMVLQLKDDAVEFAKPERIKQILAKYSNFVTFPILLNGERINTIEALWLKNKSEVTEEQYKEFYKFAAHAFDDPKYTFHFNADAPLSINALLFAPSHNPEQFGMGQMEPAISLYCRRVLIDAKPKKFLPEWMRFIRGVVDSEDLPLNISRESMQDSSLFRKLASVVQGRVIKFLEREADGDAKKYAEFYKDFSRFIKEGVATDFENKETIAKLLRFESSLTEPGEVVSLGTYVSRMKEEQKAIYYQIAPSRAAIESGPYLEAFKSKGFEVLYLFESIDDYVVSALGKFSDKPLQAVNSSEVDLGDNNPDGQTLSKEDTETLCAWVKEKLGTRVQEVRAGKRLVSSPSMAVVPDGEMTPQMRQMMKALKNEDFGGPSVILEINPSHAIALKLFGLKDSNVELAELVAEQLLDNALMSAGLLDDTQAMINRVNRIMEQAVA is encoded by the coding sequence ATGAGCACCGCAGTTCCCACCCATGAGTTCCAGGCCGAAGTCCGGCAACTTCTCGACATCGTCATTCATTCGCTTTACACAGACAGCGAAATTTTCGCGCGTGAGCTGGTGAGCAACGCCTCTGATGCGCTGGAAAAAATGCGCCTTCTGCAACTGACCGAGAAGGACATTTTCGATGAGGCTCTGCCTTTGGAGATCCGCATCACCACGGATGAAACCGCGAAGACGCTGACCATTGCCGATCATGGCATCGGCATGACGCGCGCGGAGTTGGTGGAGAATCTTGGCACCATCGCCCATTCCGGTTCAAAGGCATTTGTGAACGCGCTCAAGGAGTCCGGCAAGGACGGGGCGCACAATCTGATCGGCCAGTTTGGTGTGGGATTTTATTCCGCCTTCATGGTGGCGAGTGAGGTGAAGGTTTACACGCACTCATGGCGCAAGGATGGCGAACACTTGGTGTGGACCAGCGATGGCGCGACCGGATACACCATTGAGGAAGTGGAAGGCCAGAACCGAGGCTGCAAAATGGTTTTGCAGTTGAAGGACGATGCGGTGGAGTTTGCCAAACCTGAGCGCATCAAGCAGATCCTCGCGAAGTATTCGAACTTTGTGACCTTCCCGATTTTGCTGAACGGGGAGCGCATCAACACGATTGAAGCGTTGTGGCTGAAGAACAAGAGCGAGGTGACCGAGGAGCAATACAAGGAGTTCTACAAGTTTGCCGCCCACGCGTTTGATGATCCGAAATACACGTTCCACTTCAATGCGGATGCGCCGTTGAGCATCAATGCGTTGTTGTTTGCGCCATCCCACAATCCGGAGCAGTTCGGCATGGGTCAGATGGAACCGGCAATTTCCTTGTATTGCCGTCGGGTGTTGATCGATGCGAAACCAAAGAAATTCCTGCCGGAGTGGATGCGCTTCATTCGCGGTGTGGTCGACAGCGAAGATCTGCCATTGAACATCTCGCGTGAATCAATGCAGGACAGCTCATTGTTTCGCAAACTGGCCAGTGTGGTGCAGGGCCGCGTGATCAAGTTTCTCGAGCGCGAGGCGGATGGCGATGCGAAGAAGTATGCGGAGTTTTACAAGGATTTTTCACGTTTCATCAAGGAAGGCGTGGCGACGGATTTCGAGAACAAGGAGACCATCGCCAAGCTGCTGCGTTTCGAGTCATCGTTGACCGAGCCGGGCGAGGTGGTGAGCCTGGGCACTTACGTGTCGCGCATGAAGGAAGAGCAGAAGGCGATCTATTATCAGATTGCTCCGAGTCGTGCAGCGATTGAAAGCGGTCCCTATCTTGAGGCTTTCAAGAGCAAAGGATTTGAGGTTCTGTATCTATTCGAGAGCATCGATGACTATGTCGTGAGTGCCCTGGGCAAGTTCAGCGACAAACCATTGCAAGCCGTCAATTCGAGCGAAGTGGATCTGGGCGACAACAACCCGGATGGCCAGACCTTGAGCAAAGAAGACACCGAGACCCTTTGCGCATGGGTGAAGGAGAAGCTCGGCACGCGTGTGCAGGAAGTGCGTGCGGGCAAACGCCTGGTGAGCAGTCCTTCGATGGCAGTGGTGCCGGATGGCGAGATGACGCCGCAGATGCGCCAGATGATGAAGGCGCTGAAGAACGAGGATTTTGGTGGTCCTTCGGTGATCCTCGAAATCAATCCGTCGCATGCCATCGCGCTGAAACTGTTTGGTTTGAAGGACAGCAATGTGGAGCTGGCCGAGTTGGTGGCCGAGCAGTTGCTCGACAATGCATTGATGTCAGCCGGTTTGCTGGATGACACGCAGGCCATGATCAATCGCGTGAACCGGATCATGGAGCAGGCGGTTGCGTGA
- a CDS encoding tetratricopeptide repeat protein produces MLHSLISVKLVAMAAALGLNTSEWKNPSPDMVAQVEKLEKALADIADTQKAEAVQTELNAAYTAIRELAEKGDKDAQYAMGLLSRQSNQEGAVEQSVRYFELAAKQGQLQAMNNYGTLLATSSRDQATQTEGVDMIKKAAEAGENSARRNMAQVLLRGMGGEKIDPAAAKKLLETAAAEKDADAAFDLSQFYGGQGGKESLDGEKAWEWLNKSAELGSASGLDTLGTLLFQGGKIGAKEIPADAKAAVAKFQSLAEKNNPVGLRKMAGVYQDGLGGVTKDFQKAVENYTKAAQGNDSLAQFVLANMFNNGVDLDPKDEKIDLPANAATALNLYRAAAQNNLPIASFNVGMFYEQGRTVDRDMTKAFTSFQQAAQAGVPLAMQKVGLYYLNGAGTLKDPIAAAGWFSRAAQAGLPEGHLNYAKLTEAGVNMAGDKATPFYTAADSYMQAADAPNAADGVRQEALLRLGNLYFRGVMVAKGEEPKPDYERAYIFFSQAADVDPKNEVAKGALAEVAGKLTQDQIKKANASIESMKKDREARRAKAEAAASPAP; encoded by the coding sequence ATGCTTCACAGCCTCATCTCCGTAAAATTAGTCGCCATGGCCGCCGCACTCGGCCTGAATACCTCCGAATGGAAAAACCCCAGCCCCGACATGGTTGCCCAAGTGGAGAAATTGGAAAAAGCCCTGGCCGACATCGCTGACACCCAAAAAGCCGAAGCGGTTCAGACGGAACTGAACGCCGCCTACACCGCCATCCGCGAGTTGGCGGAGAAGGGCGACAAGGACGCTCAATACGCCATGGGCCTACTCAGCCGCCAGAGCAACCAGGAAGGTGCCGTCGAGCAATCCGTCAGATATTTCGAGCTTGCCGCCAAACAAGGCCAGCTTCAGGCCATGAACAACTACGGCACCCTGCTCGCAACCTCCAGTCGCGATCAAGCGACCCAGACCGAGGGGGTGGACATGATCAAGAAAGCTGCAGAAGCTGGCGAAAACAGCGCCCGCCGCAACATGGCCCAGGTCCTCCTCCGCGGCATGGGCGGTGAGAAAATCGATCCCGCAGCTGCCAAAAAACTTCTTGAGACTGCCGCCGCTGAAAAAGACGCTGACGCCGCATTCGACCTGAGCCAGTTCTATGGTGGTCAGGGTGGCAAAGAAAGCCTTGATGGCGAGAAAGCCTGGGAGTGGCTCAACAAATCGGCCGAACTCGGCAGTGCCAGTGGACTCGACACCCTGGGCACCCTGCTGTTCCAAGGTGGAAAAATTGGAGCCAAAGAGATTCCTGCTGACGCCAAAGCCGCTGTCGCCAAGTTTCAATCCTTGGCCGAGAAGAACAATCCTGTGGGTCTGCGCAAGATGGCTGGTGTGTATCAGGACGGACTCGGTGGTGTTACCAAAGACTTCCAGAAGGCTGTCGAAAACTACACCAAGGCCGCCCAGGGCAATGACTCTCTCGCCCAATTTGTTTTGGCCAACATGTTCAACAATGGTGTCGATCTCGATCCCAAAGACGAAAAAATCGACCTCCCCGCCAACGCGGCCACCGCCCTCAATCTCTACCGCGCCGCCGCCCAGAACAATCTTCCCATCGCCAGCTTTAATGTGGGCATGTTCTACGAGCAGGGCCGCACCGTTGACCGCGACATGACCAAGGCCTTCACCAGCTTCCAGCAAGCCGCCCAGGCCGGAGTTCCGCTCGCCATGCAGAAAGTCGGACTTTATTACCTCAACGGCGCAGGCACCCTCAAAGATCCCATCGCCGCCGCCGGATGGTTTTCACGTGCCGCACAAGCCGGCCTGCCTGAAGGTCATCTGAATTACGCCAAGCTCACTGAAGCAGGCGTCAACATGGCAGGAGACAAAGCCACGCCGTTTTACACCGCCGCTGATTCTTATATGCAAGCTGCGGACGCGCCGAACGCTGCTGATGGTGTGCGTCAGGAAGCCCTTCTTCGCCTTGGTAATCTTTATTTCCGCGGTGTGATGGTCGCCAAAGGAGAAGAGCCCAAGCCCGACTACGAGCGCGCTTATATCTTCTTCAGTCAGGCTGCTGACGTTGATCCGAAAAACGAAGTCGCCAAAGGTGCTCTTGCGGAAGTTGCCGGCAAGCTTACCCAGGATCAGATCAAAAAAGCCAATGCCAGCATTGAAAGCATGAAGAAGGATCGTGAAGCCCGCCGCGCGAAGGCTGAAGCTGCCGCGAGCCCTGCTCCTTGA
- a CDS encoding ABC transporter permease, with translation MSRSFTWSVFGAMTLFFACFFLMPIWSTLEVAFVSTKGGFTLEYVWEVFRNPVYREGLWNSLIMGSFTTLGCLIVAVPLALVFTRYEFPGKPLLNSLILVPMILPPFVGAIGVRAMLGQAGSINSFLMQIGLMDPEHPVDWLGQGQMVGIIIMNVLHLYPILYLNVTAALSNLDPALEDAAANLGCPPWRRFWKVTLPLIMPGVFAGGTIVFIWGFTELGVPLVFDYQMVTSVQIFNAIKDLSGNPFPYALVVVLLTLTTLMYATSKLMFERGNASGGGRATMGREMIRPKPLGAWLCTMSFVLCIGAAVIPHIGVLMLSVSTDWYQTVFPEGLTLAHYSGALSHELTLTAISNSLKYASFATLLDLVLGIGVAYVNVRTKIWGRQLLDAMAMLPLAVPGLVLAFGYLAMAREGQPFHWLMIGEDPVLLLIVAYAVRRLPYVVRSASAGFQQVSPTLEEAAQNLGCPPLKALWKVTLPLILPNLIAGGLLAFSFAMLEVSDSMILAQQATHYPITKAIYSLVGALGTGPFLAAALGVWAMLFLGVTLLGAGLILGKKLGALFRV, from the coding sequence ATGTCTCGTTCTTTCACATGGTCGGTTTTCGGAGCGATGACGCTGTTTTTTGCGTGCTTCTTTCTGATGCCGATCTGGAGCACGCTGGAGGTCGCTTTTGTGTCGACGAAGGGTGGCTTTACGCTGGAGTATGTGTGGGAGGTTTTTCGCAATCCGGTTTATCGCGAAGGGTTGTGGAATTCGCTGATCATGGGATCGTTCACGACCCTCGGATGCCTTATTGTGGCGGTGCCATTGGCGCTGGTGTTCACGCGTTATGAGTTTCCGGGCAAGCCGTTGCTGAATTCGCTGATCCTGGTGCCGATGATCCTTCCGCCGTTTGTGGGCGCAATCGGGGTGCGGGCGATGCTGGGTCAGGCGGGTTCGATCAACAGTTTTTTGATGCAGATTGGGTTGATGGACCCGGAGCATCCGGTGGACTGGCTGGGGCAGGGGCAGATGGTGGGCATCATCATCATGAACGTGCTGCATTTGTATCCGATCCTGTATTTGAATGTGACGGCGGCGTTGTCGAATCTTGATCCGGCGCTGGAAGATGCGGCAGCGAATCTGGGGTGTCCCCCTTGGCGACGGTTTTGGAAGGTGACGTTGCCGCTGATCATGCCCGGAGTTTTTGCAGGGGGCACGATTGTGTTCATCTGGGGTTTCACGGAATTGGGCGTGCCGCTGGTGTTTGATTACCAGATGGTGACCAGTGTGCAGATTTTTAATGCGATCAAGGACCTGAGCGGAAACCCGTTTCCGTATGCGCTGGTGGTGGTGTTGCTGACCTTGACGACGCTGATGTATGCCACCAGCAAACTGATGTTTGAGCGGGGCAATGCGAGTGGCGGTGGACGGGCAACGATGGGTCGCGAGATGATCCGGCCGAAGCCGCTGGGGGCCTGGCTTTGCACGATGAGTTTTGTGTTGTGCATCGGAGCGGCGGTGATTCCGCATATCGGGGTGTTGATGTTGTCGGTTTCGACCGATTGGTATCAAACCGTTTTCCCTGAAGGGCTGACGCTGGCTCATTACTCCGGCGCGTTGAGTCATGAGCTGACCCTCACGGCGATTTCCAACAGCCTGAAGTATGCGTCATTTGCGACCTTGCTGGATTTGGTTCTGGGCATCGGGGTGGCTTATGTGAATGTGCGGACGAAGATCTGGGGGAGGCAGTTGCTGGATGCGATGGCAATGCTGCCGCTGGCGGTGCCGGGTCTGGTGCTGGCGTTTGGGTATTTGGCCATGGCTCGGGAAGGGCAGCCTTTTCACTGGTTGATGATCGGCGAAGATCCGGTGTTGTTGTTGATCGTGGCCTACGCGGTTCGGCGCCTGCCGTATGTGGTGCGATCGGCGAGTGCGGGATTCCAGCAGGTGAGTCCAACGCTGGAGGAAGCGGCGCAAAATTTGGGTTGTCCACCTTTGAAAGCGCTGTGGAAAGTGACTTTGCCATTGATTTTGCCCAACCTGATCGCCGGTGGCCTTTTGGCGTTTTCATTTGCCATGCTTGAGGTCTCGGATTCGATGATCCTGGCGCAACAGGCCACGCATTATCCGATCACGAAAGCGATCTATTCTCTGGTGGGCGCGCTGGGAACGGGACCATTTCTTGCTGCCGCGTTGGGGGTTTGGGCCATGCTCTTCCTGGGGGTAACGTTGCTGGGAGCGGGCCTCATTTTGGGCAAAAAATTGGGCGCATTGTTCCGGGTTTAA
- a CDS encoding putative ABC transporter permease subunit, with protein MLTNVDATLMQGRVHGLALRHRLMHNWREGRLMLTTIVLFMLLYMVVAFALVNKGMIFVHRLPLIGPVLTERILFLLFFFFFVMLILSNAAITGIGLFRRQETGWMLSLPVPHASVVMWKTVEGMLLSSWGLLLLSAPILAGFGEAFDAGPAFYVVSVPAILCLIAVASNVSTWLLLLVIRFYRPWWLKVAVVVLVVLVGMIVFQMRDARSTRLVSGDVAANANQILRHTQICAHPLLPSSWVAETVIAAGRSLTGKVVFYNLILLSYASAAWVLTSWLAGKLFYPTWNRSLRRAEQKRKRNDDHAGHRSSGWLDWVGDRLGWDRATRALLAKDGYTFIREPMQWGQCALIFGLLLLYTSNLRHLGYNYRDSLWSAVISYLNLTVCCLAMSTLTTRFVFPQFSLEGQRLWILGLAPFSLKKVLNQKLVTNLVASTPLTVLLVAVSSYSLDLPMHRALFFIALIMMLTVGLNVLSLSLGVLLPNFKETNSAKIVSGFGGTLCLVLSFFYIVLGVTMAIYPTYRERTGESRKTPTMEQFYEWEFTAIGMVAALTVVVAGIPYFFALQRTKRLAKLGNL; from the coding sequence ATGTTGACGAATGTGGACGCAACTTTGATGCAGGGCCGGGTGCATGGTCTGGCGTTGCGGCATCGTTTGATGCACAACTGGCGGGAGGGTCGTTTGATGCTGACCACAATCGTGTTGTTCATGCTGCTCTACATGGTAGTAGCCTTCGCGCTGGTGAACAAAGGCATGATCTTTGTGCATCGGTTGCCATTGATTGGTCCGGTGTTGACGGAGCGGATTCTGTTTCTGCTGTTCTTCTTTTTCTTTGTGATGCTGATTCTGTCGAATGCGGCGATTACCGGCATCGGATTGTTCCGGCGGCAGGAGACCGGATGGATGCTCAGCCTGCCGGTTCCGCATGCGAGTGTGGTGATGTGGAAAACGGTGGAGGGAATGCTGTTGTCGAGCTGGGGGTTGCTCCTGCTGAGTGCGCCAATCCTGGCAGGGTTCGGGGAGGCATTTGATGCTGGTCCGGCGTTCTATGTGGTGAGCGTGCCTGCGATTTTGTGTTTGATTGCAGTGGCTTCCAACGTGAGCACCTGGCTGCTGCTTCTGGTGATCCGGTTTTACCGACCCTGGTGGTTGAAGGTGGCGGTGGTGGTATTGGTGGTTTTGGTGGGGATGATCGTTTTCCAAATGCGCGATGCCCGCTCCACACGTCTCGTTTCCGGAGACGTGGCAGCCAATGCGAATCAGATCCTTCGCCACACCCAAATCTGTGCTCACCCCCTGCTACCGAGTTCATGGGTAGCGGAGACGGTGATCGCCGCAGGAAGATCGCTGACGGGAAAGGTCGTTTTCTACAACCTGATCCTCCTGAGCTATGCCTCCGCTGCATGGGTGCTCACTTCGTGGCTGGCAGGGAAATTGTTTTATCCAACGTGGAACCGTTCATTGCGGCGGGCGGAGCAAAAGCGTAAACGCAATGATGATCATGCCGGCCATCGATCATCCGGATGGCTGGATTGGGTGGGCGATCGTCTGGGCTGGGACAGGGCAACGCGGGCGCTGTTGGCCAAAGACGGCTACACGTTCATCCGCGAGCCGATGCAGTGGGGACAGTGTGCGCTGATTTTCGGTCTGCTGCTTCTCTACACCTCGAATCTCCGGCATCTGGGATACAACTACCGCGATTCGCTGTGGAGCGCGGTGATCAGCTATTTGAATCTCACGGTGTGCTGTCTGGCGATGTCGACGCTTACCACGCGGTTTGTATTCCCGCAATTCAGCCTGGAGGGACAACGCTTGTGGATTTTGGGACTGGCACCGTTCTCACTGAAAAAGGTGCTCAATCAAAAACTGGTGACGAATCTGGTCGCCTCCACTCCATTGACGGTGCTGCTGGTGGCGGTGTCGAGCTACAGTCTGGATCTCCCGATGCATCGGGCGCTGTTTTTCATCGCGCTGATCATGATGCTGACGGTCGGTCTGAATGTGTTGTCACTGTCCTTGGGGGTTCTGCTGCCCAATTTCAAGGAAACCAATTCCGCAAAGATCGTGTCCGGATTCGGCGGGACGCTGTGTCTGGTGCTGAGCTTCTTTTACATTGTGCTGGGAGTGACCATGGCGATCTACCCAACGTATCGGGAGCGAACTGGCGAGTCGCGCAAGACTCCAACCATGGAGCAGTTCTACGAATGGGAGTTCACCGCGATCGGAATGGTGGCAGCTCTCACCGTTGTAGTGGCTGGGATTCCCTACTTTTTTGCGCTACAGCGAACAAAAAGACTGGCAAAGTTAGGTAATCTGTAA
- the can gene encoding carbonate dehydratase: MTNRPLQPLIDQNRAWSEARRQEDPEFFSRLVSQQEPEYLWIGCADSRVPANEIVGLMPGELFVHRNVANVVVQTDLNCLSVLQYAVEVLKVKHILVVGHYGCGGVQAALERRKLGLIDNWLRHVQSVADKHQEHLNEIEDDKDRVDRLCELNVIEQVVNVCKTTVVENAWASGQQLTVNGWTYRLNNGLVRDLQISVDDSSSLTTSHEGAVSRLHQRPVTR, translated from the coding sequence ATGACCAATCGTCCTCTCCAACCTCTCATTGATCAAAACCGTGCCTGGTCTGAGGCTCGCCGCCAGGAAGATCCCGAATTTTTTAGCCGTCTGGTCTCGCAGCAGGAACCTGAATACCTTTGGATTGGGTGTGCCGATAGTCGCGTGCCCGCAAACGAGATCGTGGGTCTCATGCCCGGCGAATTGTTTGTGCATCGCAACGTTGCCAACGTAGTGGTCCAGACCGATCTTAACTGCCTTAGCGTGCTTCAATACGCCGTCGAAGTCCTCAAGGTAAAGCATATTCTTGTTGTTGGTCACTATGGTTGCGGTGGCGTTCAGGCGGCACTGGAAAGAAGAAAACTCGGACTCATCGACAACTGGTTGCGCCATGTGCAGTCTGTTGCGGATAAGCACCAGGAGCACCTCAACGAAATCGAAGATGACAAGGATCGCGTCGACCGACTTTGCGAGTTGAATGTCATTGAACAGGTCGTCAATGTCTGTAAAACGACGGTCGTTGAAAACGCCTGGGCGAGCGGTCAACAACTCACCGTGAATGGCTGGACCTACCGTCTCAACAATGGCTTGGTGCGCGATCTGCAGATCAGTGTGGACGACAGCTCCAGTCTCACCACCAGTCATGAAGGTGCCGTTTCACGACTTCATCAACGACCCGTCACCCGCTGA